The proteins below are encoded in one region of Ereboglobus luteus:
- a CDS encoding AraC family transcriptional regulator: protein MKTPATPRIADGFPGERLVILPQNVLRQAGRIPVCADLCVTHIGRFDRVLGHYVDRPDGCAQHVLIFCLGGRGIVHAGSSKWFLHRGHGIVLPPNVAHRYAADARDPWTVFWFHFTGARAAAYVKMLGLTTRQPRFWIQNVDVMIEAFEECYHHTIGGHTDSDLIGLSTTFMRFMGLCRTMKRSPSTRRRHTEERIVRSVRFLRENLDRTLTLVQIAKEAGISVPHFCAMFKRQINCGPLEFFARLKMQRACELLMQTDQGISEIAYGLGFTDPLYFSKRFRLHVGTSPSEYREQAGR, encoded by the coding sequence GTGAAAACTCCAGCAACACCGCGCATCGCGGACGGCTTCCCCGGCGAACGGCTTGTCATCCTTCCGCAAAACGTGCTCCGGCAGGCCGGGCGCATTCCTGTGTGCGCCGATCTTTGCGTGACGCACATCGGACGCTTTGACCGCGTGCTCGGGCATTATGTGGACCGGCCGGACGGTTGCGCGCAGCACGTTCTTATCTTTTGCCTCGGAGGGCGCGGCATTGTCCACGCGGGCTCGTCGAAGTGGTTTTTGCACCGCGGGCACGGCATTGTGCTGCCTCCGAATGTCGCGCACCGATACGCAGCGGACGCGCGCGATCCATGGACGGTTTTCTGGTTTCACTTCACGGGCGCCCGCGCCGCCGCCTACGTGAAAATGCTCGGCCTCACCACGCGACAACCGCGGTTTTGGATTCAGAATGTCGATGTGATGATCGAGGCGTTTGAGGAATGTTATCATCACACAATCGGCGGCCACACCGACTCCGACCTCATCGGGCTCTCGACCACGTTCATGCGATTCATGGGATTGTGCCGCACGATGAAACGCTCGCCGAGCACGCGCCGGAGGCACACCGAGGAGCGCATCGTCCGCAGCGTGCGCTTCCTGCGCGAGAACTTGGACCGCACGCTCACGCTCGTTCAAATCGCGAAGGAGGCGGGCATTTCGGTGCCGCATTTCTGCGCCATGTTCAAACGCCAGATCAACTGCGGCCCGCTGGAATTTTTCGCGCGCCTGAAAATGCAGCGCGCCTGCGAACTGTTGATGCAAACCGATCAGGGCATTTCCGAAATCGCCTACGGCCTCGGATTCACCGACCCGTTGTATTTCTCAAAACGCTTCCGCCTGCACGTCGGCACAAGCCCGTCGGAGTATAGGGAACAGGCAGGGCGCTGA
- a CDS encoding translation initiation inhibitor, whose amino-acid sequence MSLQTPVPSDLKSSQSHTNSFVHEKSLGGSMVSISAHAGPDESIVALIGRLSDVARARGLVPIQGNAFCDPALGNAGANLPFPVAFLGRHDTPAGCVLSARITALPKEIKIDRVLDERGAVCGAQWETPDARYLLLGALTPPDVRAARDAQSADVWQLLKARLEHAGFTLGNLVRTWFFNDHILDWYADFNRVRNTFFTEHNIFGTLVPASTGVGASNSAGAALSLDALAVAPKSAEAPRVSAVTSPLQCAAYDYKSAFSRAVECADADGSRHLLVSGTASIEPGGKTIHLGDLDAQIDLSLRVVEAILKSRDMDWRDTSRAILYFPHIEWMPRWEARRTALGIPPLPAIFAHCDICRDDLLFEIELDAWKKESEARA is encoded by the coding sequence ATGTCACTGCAAACTCCCGTTCCATCCGATTTGAAATCCTCGCAATCCCACACCAACAGCTTCGTTCATGAGAAATCACTTGGCGGAAGCATGGTCTCAATCAGCGCACATGCCGGGCCTGACGAATCCATCGTCGCGCTGATTGGCCGGTTGTCCGATGTGGCGCGCGCTCGCGGGCTCGTTCCGATTCAAGGCAATGCGTTTTGTGATCCCGCGCTTGGCAACGCGGGCGCGAACCTGCCCTTCCCGGTGGCATTTCTCGGGCGTCACGACACACCGGCGGGCTGCGTCTTGAGCGCGCGCATCACGGCGCTTCCCAAGGAAATCAAGATTGACCGCGTGCTGGACGAGCGCGGCGCGGTTTGCGGCGCGCAATGGGAAACGCCCGATGCGCGTTATCTGCTGCTCGGCGCGCTCACGCCGCCGGATGTTCGCGCGGCGCGTGATGCCCAGTCCGCGGATGTGTGGCAGTTGTTGAAGGCGCGGCTCGAACACGCGGGTTTCACGCTCGGCAACCTGGTTCGCACTTGGTTTTTCAACGACCATATTCTGGACTGGTATGCGGACTTCAATCGCGTGCGAAATACGTTTTTCACGGAGCACAATATCTTCGGCACGCTGGTGCCCGCGAGCACGGGCGTTGGCGCAAGCAATTCCGCGGGCGCGGCGCTTTCACTCGATGCGCTCGCGGTCGCGCCAAAATCCGCCGAGGCTCCTCGCGTGAGCGCGGTGACTTCGCCGCTCCAGTGCGCCGCCTACGATTACAAGAGCGCGTTTAGCCGCGCCGTGGAATGCGCGGACGCGGACGGTTCGCGCCATTTGCTCGTGTCGGGCACGGCGAGCATCGAGCCCGGTGGCAAGACCATCCATCTCGGTGATCTCGACGCGCAAATCGACCTGAGTCTGCGCGTGGTCGAGGCAATTCTCAAATCGCGCGACATGGACTGGCGCGACACTTCGCGCGCGATTTTGTATTTCCCGCACATCGAATGGATGCCCCGTTGGGAGGCGCGCCGAACGGCGCTCGGGATTCCGCCATTGCCCGCGATTTTTGCGCACTGCGACATCTGCCGCGACGATTTGCTTTTTGAAATCGAACTGGACGCGTGGAAAAAGGAAAGCGAGGCGCGTGCATGA
- a CDS encoding DUF1553 domain-containing protein: MFCLICPVFAQAAALKIRPESVVIEPGKTKRIKIPSGTSVHSNDSSVARIKSDGTLEAVSPGRAVLSFRSKNDYATVFVTVKQTPPSGAKFFTTADAVDAHPIDMLVNKNLRQLGVLPSPLCSDSEFLRRACLDLTGALPPLEKTREFLADADPQKREKLIDWIFSRPEYADYWAMKWSDVLRVKSEFPSNLWPNAVQAYHNWLRGAMAGNMRYNEMARTLLTTAGSNFRDPPCNFYRATQRRTPAGLASTFALIFMGARLDCAECKEHPYQTWQSGQAAGLAAFFTNVKYKKTGEWKEEIVYFNPSWSQHRIGAEKNTIAAPVLPDGTPVKFNRADNPQKHLVKWLTSPKNPYFARHVANRYWCALFGRGITMPVDDVRPGNPPANPELLDLLAEKVVSSGFDLRALLRFIVTSQTYQRSSTTNESNARDSQNWSHYIPRRLDAEVLADAIGTATGAYEYFESRIPEPFAMWPDDFHSVANPDASVTSGFLETFGRPGRDTSHEVERDRKPSMAQALYLFDSEALTKKLRKKDGVISQLAKKHGANTGAFAEECYLTFLTRMPTSGETSLINSYFQEASSKNIAAQDVVWALINTKEFLYNH; the protein is encoded by the coding sequence GTGTTTTGCCTGATCTGTCCGGTTTTTGCGCAGGCCGCGGCGCTGAAGATTCGTCCCGAGTCTGTGGTCATTGAACCGGGCAAAACGAAGCGCATCAAAATCCCGTCCGGCACGAGCGTTCACTCAAACGATTCGAGCGTCGCCCGAATCAAAAGCGACGGCACGCTGGAGGCGGTTTCGCCGGGGCGCGCCGTGCTCAGTTTTCGCTCCAAAAATGATTACGCGACGGTTTTTGTGACGGTGAAACAAACACCGCCTTCCGGCGCGAAATTCTTCACGACTGCCGATGCCGTCGACGCGCATCCGATTGACATGCTGGTTAACAAAAATCTGCGCCAGCTCGGCGTTCTCCCCTCCCCTCTTTGCTCGGATTCGGAATTCCTGCGGCGCGCCTGTCTCGACCTGACGGGTGCGCTTCCCCCGCTCGAAAAAACACGCGAGTTTCTTGCCGACGCTGATCCGCAAAAGCGCGAGAAATTGATCGACTGGATTTTTTCGCGTCCCGAATACGCGGATTATTGGGCGATGAAATGGAGCGACGTGCTGCGCGTGAAAAGCGAGTTCCCCAGCAACCTCTGGCCCAACGCCGTGCAGGCCTACCACAACTGGCTGCGCGGAGCGATGGCCGGCAACATGCGCTACAACGAGATGGCGCGGACGCTTCTCACCACGGCGGGCAGTAATTTCCGCGATCCGCCGTGCAATTTTTATCGCGCCACCCAGCGACGCACGCCCGCGGGGCTCGCGTCGACGTTTGCGCTTATTTTCATGGGCGCGCGTCTCGATTGCGCCGAGTGCAAGGAGCATCCGTATCAGACTTGGCAGTCCGGACAGGCCGCGGGTCTCGCCGCGTTTTTCACCAATGTGAAATACAAAAAAACAGGCGAGTGGAAGGAGGAGATTGTGTATTTCAACCCCTCTTGGTCCCAGCACAGGATCGGCGCGGAAAAAAACACCATCGCAGCCCCCGTTCTCCCCGATGGCACGCCGGTGAAATTCAACCGCGCGGACAATCCGCAAAAGCATCTCGTCAAGTGGCTGACCTCGCCGAAAAATCCCTACTTCGCGCGGCACGTGGCGAATCGTTATTGGTGCGCGCTGTTCGGGCGCGGCATCACAATGCCCGTCGATGACGTGCGCCCCGGCAATCCGCCGGCCAATCCCGAGCTGCTTGATTTGCTGGCGGAAAAGGTGGTCTCGAGCGGTTTCGATTTGCGCGCCCTGCTCCGCTTCATCGTGACATCGCAAACTTACCAGCGCTCGAGCACCACAAACGAAAGCAACGCCCGCGACTCGCAAAACTGGTCGCATTACATTCCGCGCCGCCTCGACGCCGAGGTTCTTGCGGACGCGATCGGCACGGCCACCGGCGCGTATGAATATTTCGAGAGCCGGATTCCCGAGCCGTTCGCAATGTGGCCGGACGATTTCCACAGCGTGGCGAATCCCGATGCGAGTGTGACGAGCGGATTTCTCGAAACCTTCGGGCGCCCCGGACGCGACACTTCCCATGAGGTCGAGCGCGACCGCAAACCCTCGATGGCGCAGGCGCTCTACCTGTTCGACTCGGAGGCGCTCACTAAAAAACTGCGAAAAAAAGACGGCGTCATTTCACAGCTCGCCAAAAAGCACGGAGCCAACACGGGCGCGTTTGCCGAGGAGTGCTACCTCACGTTTCTCACGCGCATGCCGACCAGCGGGGAAACTTCCCTCATCAACAGTTATTTCCAGGAGGCCTCCTCCAAAAACATCGCCGCGCAAGATGTCGTCTGGGCGCTGATCAACACAAAGGAATTTTTATACAATCACTGA
- a CDS encoding DUF1501 domain-containing protein produces MNTHDPLFSPDSASPHDPLCAHEDHASDALYRRAFDLVTRRDFLRIGALTVGGLAMAPYLRSAPASNARAKAVIQLFLFGGPSHIDTFDPKPQASTDITGPWRKTAATNVDGIQIGELLPLSAKHADKYTLLRGLSHKTNAHETATYMMQTGTDPRSGLVYPSMGAVIAYKMEEAGLLKGRALPAYMTVPVAIGRFSETGFLGPRYRSFIPGNLANPISGEERAHLEKRAALLDNLDTFGHSQKAVFEEADYFRDQAREMVLGKARDAFDISKESAKTRELYGDTEFGRSCLQARRLVENGVAYVTVNMRGWDTHRDQAERYKKLMPELDRGFSALLTDLTERGMLDSTIVTCGGEFGRTPRFMTEPPWNGGRNHYGAAFSWAIAGGGFRGGQIVGETDNRGERVTKRAIAPWDLSASIYKLLGIDPDGTLPHPLGCAAYVTPRQDETAQPAKKSTQFTPGEGMLKEIMPT; encoded by the coding sequence ATGAACACTCACGATCCTCTCTTTTCTCCCGATTCCGCCTCGCCGCACGACCCGCTTTGCGCCCACGAAGACCACGCCTCGGACGCGCTTTACCGGCGCGCGTTTGACCTTGTTACGCGGCGCGATTTTTTGCGCATTGGCGCGCTCACCGTCGGCGGACTCGCCATGGCGCCGTATCTGCGCTCCGCACCCGCGTCAAACGCCCGCGCAAAGGCCGTCATTCAACTGTTCCTGTTTGGCGGCCCGTCGCACATCGACACCTTCGATCCCAAACCGCAGGCCTCGACCGACATCACCGGGCCGTGGCGCAAAACCGCCGCGACAAATGTGGACGGCATACAGATTGGCGAACTGCTGCCGCTCTCCGCAAAACACGCCGACAAATACACGCTCCTGCGCGGCCTCTCGCACAAAACCAACGCGCACGAAACCGCCACCTACATGATGCAAACCGGCACAGACCCCAGATCCGGCCTTGTGTATCCGTCGATGGGCGCGGTCATCGCCTACAAAATGGAGGAGGCCGGCCTGCTCAAGGGCCGCGCGCTTCCCGCCTACATGACGGTGCCGGTTGCGATCGGGCGTTTTTCCGAGACCGGGTTTCTCGGCCCCCGCTACCGTTCGTTCATCCCGGGCAACCTTGCCAATCCGATCAGCGGCGAGGAGCGCGCGCATCTCGAAAAACGAGCCGCGCTCTTGGACAACCTCGACACCTTCGGACATTCGCAAAAAGCCGTCTTCGAGGAGGCTGATTATTTCCGCGACCAGGCCCGCGAAATGGTGCTCGGCAAGGCGCGCGACGCCTTCGACATTTCCAAGGAAAGCGCCAAGACCCGCGAACTCTACGGCGACACTGAGTTTGGCCGCTCGTGCCTGCAAGCGCGCCGGCTCGTCGAAAACGGCGTCGCCTACGTCACCGTGAACATGCGCGGCTGGGACACGCACCGCGACCAGGCCGAGCGCTACAAAAAACTCATGCCCGAACTCGACCGCGGATTCTCCGCACTGCTCACCGATCTCACCGAGCGCGGAATGCTCGACTCAACGATTGTCACCTGCGGCGGTGAGTTTGGCCGCACGCCACGATTCATGACCGAGCCGCCGTGGAACGGCGGACGCAACCACTACGGCGCGGCATTTTCGTGGGCGATTGCCGGCGGCGGATTCCGGGGCGGACAGATCGTCGGCGAAACGGACAATCGCGGCGAACGCGTCACCAAGCGCGCCATCGCGCCGTGGGATTTGTCGGCGAGCATCTATAAGCTCCTTGGTATCGATCCCGACGGCACCCTCCCCCACCCCCTCGGTTGCGCCGCCTACGTGACGCCGCGCCAGGACGAAACCGCCCAGCCCGCAAAAAAATCCACCCAATTCACGCCCGGCGAGGGAATGTTAAAGGAGATCATGCCAACATGA
- a CDS encoding peptidase gives MNKFQRNSKFRHPNSKTEKAFLQPTFRWLVGIWILIVGICGHAVAAPYIEYLYPAGAQQNRTMEITLGGRSLEGASEVWVSGSGVTGKVLEVNMPTEAQIREARKRDEVAAQTARVRLTISPDAEPGIRDLRVMATAGLSNRFRFEIGKLPEVSEKEPNGHLADAQQLPALPVVVNGQITNADRDFFRFSARAGQQILIEVKARAIKSYLADAVPGWFQPRIVLYNSEGDRLAEADDFRFDPDPVMFFKAPADGDYIVEIWDAVSRGRDDLVYRMKIGELPYVTDIFPLGAPRGVMHHRFVARGINLPGKKADWICDVSDRQPGISEISFTLENGEKTNARPIEISELPEVPEYEPNNAQRQAQRVLTPVIINGRIDKPGDIDVFTFSAKAGDKLVIDVMARRLGSPLDARIVLGPQKLLGKTPTADDVKDERFGLITHHADPRLAHTFTQDGDYFVHLSDTQGKGGVEYAYRLSIAPQQPDFELRVMPDNLSVPAGGNVVVQLKSIRIDDYNGPIRLSTEGLPPGFELAGAEVKAGKNQTILTLSAPLDAKPGVYKPLFRAEAEIDGKTVTHKANVAEELMQAFFYYHTVPVEQGYLVVTPASPFRVEVMRPADAGPLELTLGKECEIPVRIIRDPNYRPPVAAPQPPKAKTGAGTKGKATAKKKTTSKNKSAGAGKNAGKKNAKKPAKKQQPQSAAKVPIRVMASRGGKGMIVEVAVIEAGATEGVVKVRCTNEKMVGEEGVFIIEATQRFRGQKTSSLAPALPFKVLPAEDGEPVNLVRDPSEKKNQPKK, from the coding sequence ATGAACAAATTCCAACGAAATTCCAAATTCCGGCATCCAAATTCCAAAACTGAAAAAGCATTCCTCCAGCCAACATTCCGCTGGCTGGTTGGAATCTGGATTTTGATCGTTGGAATTTGCGGCCACGCGGTGGCCGCGCCTTACATCGAATACCTTTACCCCGCGGGCGCGCAGCAAAACCGCACGATGGAAATCACGCTCGGCGGCAGATCGCTTGAGGGCGCGAGCGAGGTTTGGGTCAGCGGCAGCGGAGTCACCGGCAAGGTGCTCGAGGTCAACATGCCCACCGAGGCGCAAATCAGGGAGGCCCGAAAACGCGACGAGGTTGCCGCGCAAACCGCGCGCGTGCGCCTCACGATCTCGCCCGACGCCGAGCCCGGCATTCGCGATTTGCGCGTCATGGCAACGGCGGGATTGTCGAACCGCTTTCGTTTTGAAATCGGCAAGCTGCCCGAGGTTTCCGAAAAGGAGCCGAACGGCCACCTGGCCGACGCGCAGCAACTGCCCGCGCTCCCCGTCGTCGTCAACGGCCAGATAACAAACGCCGACCGCGACTTTTTCCGTTTTAGCGCGCGCGCCGGGCAGCAGATTCTCATCGAGGTCAAGGCCCGCGCCATCAAGTCCTATCTCGCCGATGCCGTGCCCGGATGGTTTCAACCGCGCATCGTGCTCTACAACAGCGAGGGCGACCGGCTGGCCGAGGCGGATGATTTTCGATTCGATCCCGATCCGGTCATGTTCTTCAAGGCGCCCGCCGACGGCGACTACATCGTCGAGATATGGGACGCCGTTTCCCGCGGACGCGACGACCTTGTTTATCGCATGAAAATTGGTGAGCTGCCCTACGTGACGGACATCTTTCCCCTCGGCGCCCCGCGGGGCGTGATGCACCATCGATTCGTCGCGCGAGGCATCAATCTGCCCGGCAAAAAGGCGGATTGGATATGCGATGTGAGCGACCGCCAGCCCGGGATTTCCGAGATCAGCTTCACGCTGGAAAACGGCGAAAAGACAAACGCGCGCCCGATCGAAATCAGCGAGCTGCCCGAGGTCCCGGAATACGAGCCGAACAACGCCCAGCGCCAGGCGCAGCGCGTGTTAACCCCTGTCATCATAAACGGTCGCATCGACAAACCCGGCGATATCGACGTGTTCACCTTTTCCGCCAAGGCCGGCGACAAACTCGTCATCGACGTGATGGCGCGCCGCCTCGGTTCGCCGCTCGACGCGCGGATCGTTCTCGGCCCGCAAAAACTGCTCGGCAAAACCCCGACGGCTGACGACGTGAAGGACGAGCGCTTCGGGCTCATCACCCACCATGCCGATCCGCGCCTCGCGCACACGTTCACGCAGGACGGCGACTACTTCGTCCACCTCAGCGACACCCAGGGCAAGGGCGGCGTCGAATACGCCTACCGCCTGAGCATCGCGCCGCAGCAACCCGACTTCGAACTGCGCGTCATGCCCGACAATCTTAGCGTGCCCGCGGGCGGAAATGTTGTTGTGCAACTCAAGTCCATTCGCATCGACGATTACAACGGCCCCATTCGCCTGAGCACTGAAGGGCTGCCCCCCGGCTTCGAGCTTGCGGGCGCCGAGGTGAAGGCCGGCAAAAACCAAACCATCCTCACCCTCTCCGCGCCTCTCGACGCGAAACCGGGCGTTTACAAACCGCTCTTCCGCGCCGAGGCGGAAATCGACGGCAAGACAGTGACGCACAAGGCCAATGTCGCCGAGGAGCTCATGCAGGCGTTTTTCTACTACCACACTGTGCCCGTCGAGCAGGGTTACCTCGTGGTCACGCCCGCCTCGCCCTTCCGCGTCGAAGTCATGCGCCCCGCAGACGCCGGCCCGCTCGAACTGACGCTTGGCAAGGAATGCGAAATCCCCGTGCGCATCATCCGCGACCCGAACTACCGCCCCCCTGTCGCCGCGCCGCAGCCGCCAAAGGCAAAAACCGGCGCCGGCACAAAGGGCAAGGCAACGGCAAAAAAGAAGACGACTTCAAAAAACAAATCTGCCGGAGCCGGGAAAAACGCCGGGAAAAAGAATGCGAAGAAACCCGCGAAAAAACAGCAGCCGCAATCCGCCGCCAAGGTTCCCATTCGCGTGATGGCCTCGCGCGGGGGCAAGGGCATGATTGTGGAAGTCGCAGTCATTGAAGCCGGCGCGACGGAAGGAGTGGTCAAGGTGCGCTGCACAAACGAAAAAATGGTTGGCGAGGAAGGCGTTTTTATCATCGAGGCCACGCAACGCTTCCGCGGCCAAAAGACCTCCTCGCTCGCGCCCGCCCTCCCCTTCAAGGTATTGCCCGCCGAGGACGGCGAGCCCGTCAATCTCGTGCGCGACCCATCCGAGAAAAAGAACCAGCCAAAGAAATAA
- the hisG gene encoding ATP phosphoribosyltransferase, producing MSNPTPLLMIGLPKGSLEESTKSLFAKAGWVITTSSRSYKPSINDPELDGRFIRAQEVSRYVEHGFFDCGLTGYDWVQENQSDVVEVCDLIYSRASTQKSRWVLCVPENSPVQKPEDLAGKRIATEMVGTVKRYFEKRNIPVTVEFSWGATEVKVPDLVDAIVDITETGSSLRANKLRIVDTLLTTNTKLIANKASWANPEKRKKIETIALMLTAALEAGSKVGLKLNAPKAKLDELLKSLPSLRNPTISPLSSTEWVALETIIDEKVAREIIPQLKSMGAEGIIEYPLNKVVY from the coding sequence ATGTCAAACCCAACGCCATTGCTCATGATCGGCCTGCCCAAGGGCAGCCTCGAAGAATCCACCAAAAGTCTTTTTGCCAAAGCAGGTTGGGTAATTACGACCAGTTCCAGATCATACAAGCCAAGCATCAACGATCCCGAACTCGACGGACGTTTTATCCGGGCCCAGGAGGTGAGCCGGTATGTCGAGCACGGCTTCTTTGATTGCGGCCTCACGGGGTATGATTGGGTGCAGGAAAACCAGTCCGACGTAGTTGAAGTTTGTGATTTAATTTACAGTCGCGCGAGCACCCAAAAGTCGCGCTGGGTGCTCTGTGTGCCCGAAAATTCGCCCGTTCAGAAGCCCGAGGACCTCGCCGGCAAACGCATCGCCACCGAGATGGTCGGCACGGTGAAACGCTATTTTGAGAAACGAAACATTCCCGTGACCGTGGAGTTTTCCTGGGGCGCGACCGAGGTGAAAGTGCCCGACCTCGTCGATGCGATCGTGGACATCACCGAGACCGGCTCCTCGCTCCGCGCGAACAAGCTGCGCATCGTCGACACGCTCCTCACCACGAACACCAAGCTCATCGCGAACAAGGCCAGCTGGGCCAATCCCGAGAAGCGCAAAAAAATCGAAACCATCGCGCTCATGCTCACCGCCGCGCTCGAGGCCGGAAGCAAGGTCGGACTCAAGCTCAACGCGCCGAAGGCAAAACTCGACGAGCTTCTCAAATCGCTCCCCTCGCTCCGCAACCCGACGATCTCGCCGCTTTCATCGACCGAATGGGTCGCGCTCGAAACAATCATCGACGAAAAAGTCGCGCGCGAAATCATCCCCCAGCTCAAGTCAATGGGCGCCGAGGGCATCATCGAGTATCCGCTGAACAAGGTGGTGTATTAA
- a CDS encoding response regulator transcription factor, producing the protein MRSAPKPLIVIVEDEEELAKLIAAQLEEAGMQTQVYTRCAHAMRFLQRNFANLLLLDINLPDQSGFQLLDELKKSDISVPTIFLTGNTLETSKVRGLDMGGDDYITKPFSYPELIARIRAVLRRAESVSDLNVTKNAKVSDEPFEFCGAKIVPVRLEVEFPNGTTVKLGRKELGIISYLNQNRGIVITRKALIHSVWGIHADVKSRSLDQYIVKVRELFRANGLSLDSFRTVHSIGYIFEPENAQSQPAEKPVK; encoded by the coding sequence ATGAGATCCGCACCAAAACCACTGATTGTCATCGTTGAAGACGAGGAAGAGCTCGCCAAGCTCATCGCAGCCCAGCTTGAGGAAGCGGGCATGCAGACGCAGGTTTACACACGTTGTGCGCATGCAATGCGTTTCTTGCAGCGCAACTTCGCCAACCTCCTTTTGCTCGACATCAACCTGCCCGACCAATCGGGTTTTCAACTCCTTGATGAGCTCAAGAAGAGCGACATTTCGGTCCCGACGATTTTCCTCACGGGCAACACGCTCGAGACGAGCAAGGTCCGCGGGCTCGACATGGGCGGCGACGATTACATCACCAAGCCCTTCAGCTATCCGGAATTGATCGCGCGCATTCGCGCCGTGCTTCGTCGCGCCGAATCGGTCAGCGACCTTAATGTCACCAAGAACGCGAAGGTCAGCGACGAGCCGTTCGAGTTTTGCGGCGCAAAAATTGTCCCGGTTCGCCTCGAAGTTGAGTTTCCGAACGGCACCACCGTCAAGCTCGGGCGCAAGGAGCTCGGCATTATTTCCTATCTCAATCAAAACCGCGGCATCGTCATCACCCGCAAGGCGCTCATCCATTCCGTGTGGGGCATCCACGCCGACGTGAAGAGCCGCTCGCTCGACCAATACATCGTGAAAGTCCGCGAGCTGTTTCGCGCAAACGGCCTGAGCCTGGACTCGTTCCGCACCGTGCACAGCATCGGCTACATCTTCGAGCCGGAAAATGCGCAATCGCAACCCGCTGAAAAGCCCGTGAAATAA
- a CDS encoding tyrosine-protein phosphatase, translating to MKHARLIRSTLVGIAALLAFAGCGKSERAEKQTAADVFSIEREARGKRAFLVVNAPAKWSIYAGDSVEKIDMTAPLLEGTQTGRVELPLKNANHAFFRVKSTLGETVLAERHLPMSGGYNFRDLGGYKTVDGKRVRWGRVFRTDDLNKLTTEDLAYLASVPITSIVDFRSESEIKAAPDLPAPSVRHQYAYSITPGNLTSADDLNQFTKKQTEEFMIEMNRLFVTDERIIELYRKFFKLLQDEGKLPLMFHCSAGKDRTGMGAALFLASLGVDEKIIFEDYLLSNRYLAGKYEPLIKKNPQLEPLYRVSPEFLRAGFEQMKKDHGSVENYLRKVLQVDLEKMRSLYLD from the coding sequence ATGAAACACGCACGCCTGATCAGAAGCACACTTGTGGGAATCGCCGCGTTGCTGGCTTTCGCCGGATGCGGGAAAAGCGAGCGAGCGGAAAAACAAACCGCCGCCGATGTTTTTTCAATTGAGCGCGAGGCGCGGGGCAAACGCGCGTTTCTTGTGGTGAACGCACCGGCAAAGTGGAGCATTTACGCCGGCGATTCGGTTGAGAAAATCGACATGACCGCGCCTCTCCTCGAAGGCACGCAAACAGGACGCGTTGAGCTGCCCTTGAAAAATGCGAACCATGCGTTTTTTCGAGTCAAAAGCACCCTGGGCGAAACGGTGCTGGCGGAGCGGCACCTGCCGATGAGCGGCGGCTACAACTTTCGCGATCTGGGCGGATACAAAACCGTCGATGGAAAACGCGTGCGGTGGGGACGCGTGTTTCGCACGGATGATTTGAACAAACTCACAACGGAGGACCTGGCCTACCTGGCGAGCGTTCCGATAACCTCGATTGTCGATTTCCGCTCGGAGTCAGAGATTAAGGCCGCGCCCGATCTTCCCGCGCCGTCGGTGCGCCATCAATACGCCTACTCGATCACGCCCGGCAACCTGACAAGCGCGGACGACTTGAACCAATTCACAAAAAAACAAACGGAGGAGTTCATGATCGAAATGAACCGTCTTTTTGTGACCGACGAACGCATAATCGAGCTATATCGGAAGTTTTTCAAACTGCTGCAGGACGAGGGCAAGCTGCCGTTGATGTTTCATTGCTCGGCGGGAAAAGACCGCACGGGCATGGGCGCGGCCCTGTTTCTCGCGTCGCTTGGAGTGGATGAAAAAATAATCTTTGAGGATTACCTGCTCTCCAACCGATACCTCGCCGGAAAATACGAGCCCCTGATCAAAAAGAATCCGCAACTCGAACCGCTTTACCGCGTGAGCCCCGAGTTCCTGCGCGCCGGCTTCGAGCAGATGAAAAAAGACCACGGCAGCGTTGAGAATTACCTGCGCAAGGTGCTTCAAGTGGATTTGGAAAAGATGCGTAGCCTGTATCTGGATTAG